A stretch of Gymnodinialimonas phycosphaerae DNA encodes these proteins:
- a CDS encoding branched-chain amino acid aminotransferase, whose amino-acid sequence MAGYDDRDGMIWMDGKLVDWRAANVHILSHAMHYASSVFEGERAYNGKIFESRRHSERLHYSASCIDFEIPFTVDEIEAAKYEVMKANGLTDAYIRAVAWRGAGEDMGVSSARNPVRLAIAAWEWGSYYGDAKMKGAKLDVSKWKRPSPETIPVHAKAAGLYMICTTSKHAAEAKGCSDALFMDYRNYVAEATGANIFFVKDGEVHTPTADVFLNGITRQTVIGMLKEKQVKVHERHIMPEELESFEQCWLTGTAAEVTPVGQIADYNFEVGALTRDIAESYEALVRA is encoded by the coding sequence ATGGCAGGATACGATGACAGGGACGGCATGATCTGGATGGACGGCAAGCTCGTCGACTGGCGCGCGGCCAACGTCCACATTCTGTCGCACGCAATGCACTACGCCTCTTCGGTGTTCGAGGGGGAGCGCGCCTACAACGGCAAGATCTTCGAGAGCCGCCGCCATTCCGAGCGGTTGCACTACTCCGCCTCTTGCATCGACTTCGAGATCCCCTTCACGGTAGATGAGATCGAGGCCGCGAAATACGAGGTGATGAAGGCCAATGGCTTGACCGACGCCTACATCCGCGCGGTCGCCTGGCGCGGCGCGGGCGAGGACATGGGCGTCAGCTCGGCGCGCAACCCCGTCCGCCTGGCCATCGCGGCGTGGGAATGGGGCAGCTACTATGGCGACGCCAAAATGAAGGGCGCGAAGCTGGACGTCTCCAAGTGGAAGCGCCCCTCGCCCGAGACGATCCCGGTCCACGCCAAGGCCGCTGGCCTCTACATGATCTGCACGACATCGAAGCACGCGGCAGAGGCCAAGGGCTGCTCGGACGCGCTGTTCATGGACTACCGTAACTACGTGGCTGAGGCGACGGGTGCCAACATCTTCTTCGTCAAGGACGGAGAGGTGCATACGCCAACAGCCGACGTCTTCCTGAACGGCATCACCCGCCAGACGGTCATCGGGATGCTGAAAGAGAAGCAAGTGAAGGTCCATGAGCGCCACATCATGCCGGAGGAGCTGGAAAGCTTCGAGCAGTGCTGGCTGACCGGCACGGCGGCCGAGGTCACGCCCGTGGGTCAGATCGCTGACTATAACTTCGAGGTCGGCGCGCTGACGCGGGATATCGCGGAAAGCTATGAGGCTTTGGTGCGGGCGTAG
- a CDS encoding SRPBCC family protein: MRQIRNILIGLVALVAVAALVGMFLPRYVSVERDVVIDAAPEAVFPHVASLQAFSEWSPWGDLDPDMAVTYSGPEEGVGNVMEWTSEHPNVGNGRQEILEAVENESVRTALDFGDMGTAEAWWRLTPEGDGTRVVWGLTADMGSGPVGRWFGLMMDGWVGADYERGLGRLQAIVEG; the protein is encoded by the coding sequence ATGCGACAGATCCGAAATATCCTGATTGGCCTTGTGGCCCTTGTGGCCGTGGCCGCCCTCGTCGGCATGTTTTTGCCCCGCTATGTCTCGGTCGAGCGGGACGTTGTGATCGATGCGGCGCCCGAAGCGGTCTTTCCCCATGTCGCCTCCCTGCAGGCGTTCTCGGAATGGTCGCCCTGGGGCGACCTCGATCCCGATATGGCGGTAACCTATTCCGGTCCCGAGGAGGGCGTCGGCAATGTGATGGAATGGACGTCCGAGCACCCGAATGTCGGCAACGGTCGGCAGGAAATCCTTGAGGCGGTGGAGAATGAGAGCGTGCGAACCGCGCTGGATTTCGGGGATATGGGCACGGCAGAAGCCTGGTGGCGCTTGACACCCGAGGGCGACGGCACCCGCGTTGTCTGGGGCCTGACGGCCGACATGGGAAGCGGCCCGGTGGGGCGCTGGTTCGGCTTGATGATGGACGGCTGGGTGGGCGCGGATTACGAGCGCGGACTGGGACGGTTGCAAGCCATCGTCGAAGGGTAA
- a CDS encoding carbonic anhydrase: MHRVNSLPSYLLERYKDWKDSTFPENRDWFRKLADEGQHPRAMVIACCDSRVAINSVFGQRTGELFVHRNIANLVPPYTPDGNHHGTGAAVEFAVKHLKVEHILVMGHSNCGGVAGCISMCEGHAPEFDEDESLIGRWLDVLRPGFATVADIKNPQDRQTALEKEGIHVSLENLLGYPFVKAAVDAETLSLHGLWADIADMDLETFDGRIRHFAPT; the protein is encoded by the coding sequence ATGCACCGCGTAAACTCTCTGCCAAGCTACCTTCTGGAGCGCTACAAGGACTGGAAGGACTCCACCTTCCCCGAAAACCGTGACTGGTTCCGCAAGCTGGCCGATGAAGGGCAGCACCCAAGGGCAATGGTGATTGCCTGTTGCGACAGCCGTGTGGCGATCAACTCGGTCTTCGGGCAGCGCACCGGCGAGCTTTTCGTGCATCGCAACATCGCCAATCTGGTGCCCCCCTATACGCCAGACGGCAATCACCACGGCACGGGTGCAGCGGTGGAATTTGCGGTCAAACATCTGAAAGTTGAGCATATTTTGGTGATGGGCCATTCCAACTGCGGTGGAGTGGCGGGGTGCATTTCGATGTGCGAAGGCCACGCCCCCGAGTTTGACGAAGACGAAAGCCTGATTGGCCGTTGGCTTGACGTGCTGCGCCCAGGATTTGCGACCGTGGCGGATATCAAAAACCCGCAGGACCGTCAGACCGCCCTGGAGAAAGAGGGTATTCACGTGAGCCTGGAGAATCTTCTGGGCTATCCCTTCGTGAAGGCTGCTGTCGATGCCGAAACGCTTAGCCTCCACGGTCTGTGGGCGGACATCGCCGACATGGATCTGGAGACCTTCGACGGGCGCATCCGGCATTTTGCGCCCACTTGA
- a CDS encoding sodium-dependent bicarbonate transport family permease: MDGMLALAADNLLSPIILFFALGLLAAFARSDLSIPEAIAKGMSIYLLFAIGFKGGAAVADNGIDGTLIASLIAGVVLSFLIPMVAFALLRVMTGLSVTDAAAVAGHYGSISIVTFVAATSVITSSGLDSEGYMVAVAAVMEAPAILSALWLIARYDKGAAEMEAGLMREILLNGSIVLLVGSFIIGVITGTEGLDLIAPFIVTPFQGVLCLFLLDMGLVAGRGLREARGVLKPGLFLFGMVMPLVGSMFGLATGVLLGLSPGGVVLFMTLSASASYIAVPAAMRVALPEANPSIYLTLSLGVTFPFNLTVGIPLYLAIATLVTGG; the protein is encoded by the coding sequence ATGGACGGAATGCTGGCGCTGGCCGCGGACAATCTGTTGTCCCCGATCATTCTGTTCTTCGCCTTGGGGTTGTTGGCGGCCTTCGCCCGGTCTGATCTGTCGATCCCCGAAGCGATTGCCAAGGGCATGTCGATCTATCTGCTGTTCGCCATCGGTTTCAAAGGCGGCGCGGCGGTGGCCGATAACGGCATCGACGGCACCCTGATCGCCTCGCTGATTGCCGGTGTGGTGCTGTCTTTCCTGATCCCGATGGTGGCTTTCGCGCTGTTGCGGGTGATGACCGGGCTGTCCGTCACGGACGCGGCGGCGGTGGCGGGGCACTATGGCTCCATCTCCATCGTGACCTTCGTCGCGGCAACCTCGGTGATCACCTCAAGCGGGCTCGACTCGGAAGGCTACATGGTCGCCGTGGCCGCCGTGATGGAGGCTCCCGCGATCCTGTCGGCCCTGTGGCTGATCGCGCGTTATGACAAAGGCGCGGCCGAGATGGAGGCGGGTCTGATGCGGGAAATCCTGCTGAACGGCTCCATCGTGTTGCTGGTGGGCTCCTTCATCATTGGCGTGATCACCGGAACAGAAGGCCTGGACCTGATTGCGCCCTTCATCGTGACCCCGTTCCAGGGGGTTTTGTGCCTGTTCCTTCTGGACATGGGGCTAGTGGCAGGCCGGGGCCTGCGCGAGGCGCGCGGCGTGCTGAAACCGGGCCTGTTCCTTTTCGGCATGGTGATGCCGTTGGTTGGCAGCATGTTCGGCCTGGCGACGGGCGTGCTTCTGGGCCTCAGCCCCGGCGGCGTGGTGTTGTTCATGACGCTGTCAGCGTCGGCCTCCTATATCGCCGTGCCCGCCGCGATGCGCGTGGCCCTGCCCGAGGCGAACCCCTCCATCTACCTCACCCTGTCGCTTGGGGTGACGTTTCCCTTCAACCTGACCGTCGGCATCCCGCTTTACCTGGCGATCGCCACCCTCGTGACCGGAGGCTAG
- a CDS encoding cupin domain-containing protein, translating to MFRPLLAAAALSILATGVNAQALAVVPDTAPAIHADTLLRSTQDVTGQLLSYPDGTPEITVERIVVDPGAETGWHMHTVPLFARIESGTLTVDYGSRGLRTYNAGDVMLEAENWPHNGHNAGTEPVVLLAIFIGAVDAVLSEPATQQ from the coding sequence ATGTTTCGCCCTCTTCTCGCCGCCGCCGCCCTGTCCATCCTGGCAACTGGCGTAAACGCGCAGGCCCTCGCCGTCGTCCCCGACACAGCACCCGCAATCCATGCGGACACGCTTCTTCGCAGCACGCAAGACGTTACGGGCCAGCTTCTGTCTTACCCCGACGGCACGCCAGAAATTACGGTAGAGCGCATTGTGGTCGATCCCGGCGCAGAGACCGGCTGGCATATGCATACCGTCCCGCTCTTTGCGCGCATCGAAAGCGGAACGCTGACAGTGGATTACGGCTCGCGTGGGTTGCGGACATATAACGCTGGTGATGTGATGCTGGAGGCGGAGAACTGGCCCCACAACGGCCATAATGCCGGGACAGAGCCTGTGGTCCTGCTGGCGATCTTCATCGGTGCCGTCGACGCCGTCCTTTCGGAACCCGCGACGCAGCAATAG
- a CDS encoding leucyl aminopeptidase family protein, with product MSMTFAQASSVALPIVLVSPEACKDTLATLSETQAQWAAFHGFDGSLGQTLVLPGDGLAGVLIGTGTASERARKRFAIGAAIAALPDATYAIDALPQGQEEEIGLGYLLSLYRFDRYRTQSAAKARLVAPEGIDAQRLERIAAAEALARDLINTPAEDMGPDALEAAVRSLAGEFRAQVMVVEGADLLAQNFPLIHTVGRASAKAPRLIEMIWGESGPSLTLVGKGVCFDTGGLNLKPGASMGIMKKDMGGAANVLGLARMIMASGMDVQLRVLIPAVENNVAGNSFRPGDIFTARSGLTVEINNTDAEGRLVLADALALASETPPDLLICMATLTGAARVAVGPDIAPFFTDDEALAQALGRSANEVADPVWRLPFHDAYEPMIEPGIADLDNAPSGGMAGSITAALFLRRFALVPRFAHFDIYGWQRTNAPARPKGGVGQGIRALFNALPEVLTKCQK from the coding sequence ATGTCGATGACGTTTGCCCAGGCCAGCTCGGTCGCCCTTCCCATTGTCCTTGTCAGTCCCGAAGCCTGCAAGGACACATTGGCCACTTTATCAGAAACGCAGGCCCAATGGGCCGCGTTTCATGGATTCGACGGATCGTTGGGTCAGACGTTGGTGTTGCCCGGGGACGGGCTGGCTGGCGTGCTGATCGGCACCGGTACGGCCTCGGAAAGGGCGCGGAAAAGGTTTGCCATTGGCGCGGCCATCGCGGCGCTGCCGGACGCCACCTATGCGATCGATGCGCTTCCGCAAGGGCAGGAAGAGGAGATCGGTCTTGGCTACCTCCTGTCGCTCTATCGCTTTGATCGCTATCGCACGCAATCTGCCGCCAAGGCGCGGCTGGTCGCGCCAGAGGGCATTGACGCGCAACGTTTGGAGCGGATCGCCGCGGCCGAGGCGCTGGCCCGCGATTTGATCAACACGCCTGCTGAAGACATGGGTCCCGACGCGCTGGAGGCCGCCGTGCGCAGCCTTGCCGGCGAATTCCGCGCACAGGTCATGGTTGTCGAAGGCGCGGACCTGCTGGCCCAGAACTTCCCCCTGATCCACACCGTTGGCCGCGCAAGCGCCAAGGCGCCCCGCCTGATCGAGATGATCTGGGGCGAAAGCGGCCCAAGCCTGACACTTGTGGGCAAGGGCGTGTGTTTCGACACCGGGGGCCTGAACCTGAAGCCCGGCGCGTCGATGGGGATCATGAAGAAAGACATGGGCGGGGCGGCCAATGTTCTGGGCCTTGCCCGGATGATCATGGCCAGTGGCATGGACGTGCAATTGCGCGTCCTGATCCCCGCCGTGGAGAACAACGTCGCGGGCAATTCCTTCCGTCCCGGCGATATCTTCACGGCCCGAAGTGGCCTGACGGTCGAGATCAACAACACCGACGCCGAAGGGCGGCTGGTCTTGGCCGATGCCCTCGCGCTGGCCTCGGAAACCCCACCGGATCTGTTGATCTGCATGGCGACGCTGACAGGTGCCGCCCGCGTCGCCGTCGGGCCTGATATCGCGCCGTTCTTCACTGATGATGAGGCGCTGGCGCAGGCGCTGGGACGTTCGGCCAATGAGGTCGCGGACCCGGTCTGGCGTCTGCCGTTCCACGACGCCTACGAGCCGATGATCGAGCCCGGTATCGCTGACCTCGACAACGCCCCTTCGGGCGGCATGGCCGGGTCGATCACCGCCGCGCTCTTCCTGCGACGCTTCGCGCTCGTGCCCCGGTTCGCGCATTTTGACATCTACGGATGGCAGCGTACCAATGCGCCGGCGCGTCCCAAGGGCGGTGTCGGCCAAGGCATCCGTGCGCTGTTCAACGCATTGCCCGAGGTGCTGACCAAATGCCAGAAATGA
- a CDS encoding DUF4139 domain-containing protein: MKRFLLTTALCASFPVAAQADDFLIRADLAEALVFANGAEMTRAGSVELPTGWHRLIVAMPDLYDARLPQMTGPDGTRLGVPQDLVNHPIAEGALDTPAQAEARAAVEAAEDALLSAQDALTEADATIRSIETQQTYVAAILRGGENGVAMPGDPTLVPQFLATLGAETARLAQERQAALVARRDQAEAVTEAQTDLTLATQALRELRPLGTQITAYAVNVEVAEAGVLAFELEYLTHAAGWSPAYELELDSDTGVLEMERFVVMRTGGEAVWNDVSVTFSTATPDRERRPSELASIPARIMDPAEAVPGGGSGLMPMGDTESRIGVVPQSLIAGAAMAPMVEPVVVVEDTGSLGAEFAGLSITYPYGERISVGPSGEVILPFDTVELETEMENRAVPRHDATAFLVAQVENTLGEPILPGEAVFFRDGALMGDGYLPLIAAGADVEMGFGPLDHLQLRWIDRSLAEGDRGLFTTSTTQVRALAFGVTNSGTEAAEVRVLYATPFAEQEDLELDLTLSPRPSEEDVDEARGVHAWNLEVDPGEEQIIEMTVEFEFPEGQVLDWRP; this comes from the coding sequence ATGAAACGTTTTCTTTTGACCACGGCGCTTTGTGCCAGCTTTCCAGTCGCCGCCCAGGCCGATGATTTTCTGATCCGCGCAGATCTGGCCGAGGCCTTGGTTTTCGCCAATGGGGCCGAGATGACGCGCGCGGGTTCTGTTGAATTGCCCACCGGGTGGCACCGTCTGATCGTCGCCATGCCGGATCTTTACGACGCGCGGCTGCCACAGATGACCGGGCCGGACGGGACCCGTCTGGGTGTCCCGCAGGATTTGGTGAACCATCCAATTGCGGAAGGCGCGCTGGATACGCCCGCTCAGGCAGAGGCGCGCGCGGCTGTTGAGGCCGCAGAAGACGCCCTGTTGTCCGCGCAAGACGCGCTGACAGAGGCCGACGCGACAATCCGGTCCATCGAGACACAGCAAACCTACGTTGCCGCCATTCTGCGGGGGGGTGAGAATGGCGTCGCGATGCCCGGCGACCCGACACTGGTGCCACAGTTCCTAGCAACTCTGGGGGCCGAGACCGCGCGATTGGCGCAGGAACGCCAGGCCGCTTTGGTGGCCCGCCGCGATCAGGCAGAGGCTGTGACCGAGGCGCAGACCGATTTGACGCTGGCCACGCAAGCGCTGCGCGAGTTGCGCCCCCTGGGCACGCAGATCACCGCCTATGCCGTTAATGTCGAGGTGGCCGAGGCCGGAGTGTTGGCGTTTGAACTGGAATACCTCACCCATGCCGCCGGGTGGTCCCCGGCCTATGAGTTGGAGTTGGACTCGGACACTGGCGTCCTGGAGATGGAACGCTTCGTGGTGATGCGCACGGGTGGAGAGGCGGTGTGGAACGATGTGTCCGTCACCTTCTCCACCGCGACGCCGGATCGCGAGCGGCGGCCATCTGAATTGGCCTCGATCCCCGCGCGGATCATGGACCCGGCCGAGGCGGTTCCAGGCGGCGGTTCTGGCCTAATGCCCATGGGCGATACAGAAAGCCGGATCGGCGTTGTCCCGCAGTCGCTGATCGCGGGGGCTGCTATGGCACCGATGGTGGAGCCCGTCGTTGTCGTGGAAGACACCGGGTCGCTTGGGGCAGAATTTGCAGGGCTTTCGATCACCTATCCCTACGGTGAGCGGATCAGCGTGGGCCCGTCTGGCGAGGTGATCCTGCCGTTCGACACGGTTGAGCTGGAAACGGAAATGGAGAACCGTGCGGTGCCCCGCCATGACGCCACCGCGTTCCTGGTCGCGCAGGTGGAGAACACCCTGGGCGAGCCGATCCTGCCCGGTGAGGCGGTGTTCTTTCGCGATGGCGCGCTGATGGGCGACGGCTACCTGCCCTTGATCGCGGCCGGTGCCGATGTGGAAATGGGCTTTGGTCCGCTGGATCATCTGCAACTGCGCTGGATCGACAGGTCGCTGGCGGAGGGCGACCGGGGGTTGTTCACGACGTCGACCACGCAAGTACGCGCCTTGGCCTTCGGGGTGACGAACTCCGGGACGGAGGCCGCAGAGGTGCGTGTCCTTTACGCGACGCCCTTTGCCGAGCAGGAGGATCTGGAGTTGGACCTGACGCTTAGCCCGCGCCCGTCCGAGGAAGACGTGGACGAAGCGCGCGGCGTCCATGCTTGGAACCTGGAGGTCGATCCCGGCGAGGAGCAGATCATCGAAATGACGGTCGAGTTCGAGTTCCCCGAAGGCCAGGTGCTGGATTGGCGGCCCTGA
- a CDS encoding P-II family nitrogen regulator: MQTHQAKRVEITIESVMEGRLTKALIGAGVTGFTVLPVLGGSGRSGQWSREGQVSRAGGMVCVVCIIREEKLDDLLDAAFAVVERHIGVVSITDCEVLRAERF; the protein is encoded by the coding sequence ATGCAAACCCACCAAGCCAAACGCGTAGAGATTACCATCGAGTCGGTCATGGAAGGCCGCCTGACCAAAGCGCTGATCGGGGCAGGCGTGACCGGGTTCACGGTGCTGCCCGTCCTTGGTGGCTCGGGCCGGTCGGGCCAGTGGAGCCGGGAGGGGCAGGTGAGCCGCGCGGGCGGCATGGTCTGCGTCGTCTGCATCATCCGCGAGGAGAAGCTGGACGATTTGCTGGATGCCGCCTTTGCCGTGGTAGAGCGTCATATCGGCGTGGTCTCCATCACCGATTGCGAGGTTCTGCGGGCCGAGCGCTTCTGA
- a CDS encoding aspartate-semialdehyde dehydrogenase, translated as MGYKVVVVGATGNVGREMLNILDERQFPIDAIEALASRKSLGTECSFGDKTLKTKDLDTFDFTGWDIALFAVGSEATKKYAPQAAKAGCIVIDNSSLYRYDPDVPLIVPEVNPEAIHGYAKKNIIANPNCSTAQMVVALKPLHDRAKIKRVVVSTYQSVSGAGKEGMDELWNQTKSIYNPTDDKPANKFTKQIAFNVIPHIDVFMDSGDTKEEWKMVAETKKIVDPAIKVTATCVRVPVFVGHSESINIEFEDFLDEDEARDILREAPGLMVVDKREDGGYITPVECAGDFATFVSRIRQDVTIENGLNMWVVSDNLRKGAALNAVQIAETLGNRVLKKG; from the coding sequence ATGGGTTATAAAGTCGTCGTCGTCGGCGCCACCGGGAACGTGGGCCGCGAAATGTTGAACATTCTGGACGAGCGCCAGTTTCCGATCGATGCAATCGAGGCGCTGGCCTCGCGCAAGTCGCTGGGGACCGAGTGCAGCTTCGGCGACAAGACCCTGAAGACGAAAGACCTGGATACGTTCGATTTCACGGGCTGGGATATCGCCCTGTTTGCCGTCGGCTCGGAGGCGACGAAGAAATACGCCCCGCAAGCCGCGAAGGCGGGCTGCATCGTGATCGATAACTCGTCGCTTTATCGCTACGATCCCGACGTGCCGCTGATCGTTCCGGAAGTGAACCCCGAGGCGATCCACGGCTACGCGAAGAAGAACATCATCGCGAACCCCAACTGTTCGACCGCGCAGATGGTTGTGGCGCTCAAGCCGCTGCATGACCGCGCGAAGATCAAGCGTGTTGTCGTGTCGACCTACCAGTCCGTGTCCGGCGCCGGCAAAGAGGGCATGGACGAGCTGTGGAACCAGACCAAGTCGATCTACAATCCGACCGACGACAAGCCTGCCAACAAGTTCACCAAGCAGATCGCGTTCAACGTGATCCCGCATATCGATGTGTTCATGGACAGCGGCGACACCAAGGAAGAGTGGAAGATGGTGGCCGAGACGAAGAAGATCGTCGATCCCGCCATCAAGGTCACGGCGACCTGCGTGCGGGTGCCCGTGTTCGTGGGCCACTCGGAATCGATCAACATCGAGTTCGAGGACTTTCTGGATGAGGACGAAGCCCGCGATATCCTGCGCGAGGCGCCAGGCCTGATGGTTGTCGATAAGCGCGAGGACGGGGGCTACATCACGCCCGTGGAATGCGCCGGAGACTTCGCCACGTTCGTCAGCCGCATCCGTCAGGATGTTACGATCGAGAACGGGCTGAACATGTGGGTTGTCTCGGACAACCTGCGCAAGGGCGCGGCGCTGAATGCGGTGCAGATTGCCGAAACTCTTGGCAACCGGGTCCTGAAAAAGGGCTGA
- a CDS encoding C40 family peptidase — protein sequence MNDPRTTASNGRVAHASLNGVVEAERYTEGRWMMVQQPIANLTDKPRGARTSQLMFGERFLVLDTEDGFAFGQAERDGYVGYILSGALTGAEPATHWVISPATHLYPKADLKVSPDVCLYFGSQVKVTGESGDYKRIHTGHFMPTQHLMPMKARFSDPVGIADLFLGTPYLWGGTSRWGIDCSGLVQACLIACGIDCPRDSDQQEAEVGEKIGSDEALKRGDLIFWKGHVGLMASDRMLLHANAHHMSTAYEPLKDAAARIEAKEYGPITSRKRIALG from the coding sequence ATGAACGACCCCCGCACGACAGCCTCCAACGGGCGCGTCGCCCATGCCTCCCTCAACGGCGTGGTAGAGGCCGAGCGCTACACCGAGGGGCGTTGGATGATGGTGCAACAGCCCATCGCCAACCTGACAGACAAACCGCGTGGCGCCCGCACATCGCAGCTGATGTTCGGAGAGCGGTTCCTTGTGCTTGATACCGAAGACGGTTTCGCGTTTGGGCAGGCCGAGCGGGACGGCTATGTCGGCTACATCCTGTCGGGCGCCCTGACCGGGGCGGAACCGGCGACCCATTGGGTCATCTCGCCCGCGACGCACCTCTACCCGAAGGCTGATCTGAAGGTGTCACCCGATGTGTGCCTATACTTCGGCAGCCAGGTGAAGGTGACGGGCGAAAGCGGTGACTACAAACGCATCCACACCGGCCACTTCATGCCCACGCAGCACCTGATGCCGATGAAGGCACGCTTCTCTGACCCCGTTGGGATCGCGGACCTGTTCCTTGGCACGCCGTATCTGTGGGGGGGCACCAGCCGTTGGGGCATTGATTGCAGCGGTTTGGTGCAGGCCTGCCTGATCGCCTGCGGTATCGACTGCCCGCGCGACAGTGACCAGCAAGAGGCCGAGGTGGGAGAGAAAATTGGATCGGATGAGGCGCTCAAGCGCGGCGACCTGATCTTCTGGAAAGGCCACGTTGGGCTGATGGCCAGTGACCGGATGCTGCTGCACGCGAACGCGCATCACATGTCGACGGCCTATGAGCCCCTGAAAGACGCCGCCGCGCGGATCGAGGCGAAGGAGTATGGCCCGATCACGTCACGCAAGCGGATTGCTCTGGGGTAG
- a CDS encoding DUF2794 domain-containing protein, translating into MAIQFQPTGGITTHTQVAFHRTELGPILGLYGRMVAAGEWRDYGISHLSDVAVFSIFKRTAENPIYRIEKRPKLRDKQGQYAVIGMDGRILKRGHDLKTVLRVLERKMIRVVD; encoded by the coding sequence ATGGCAATCCAGTTCCAGCCCACCGGGGGCATTACCACCCATACCCAAGTCGCGTTCCACCGCACGGAACTCGGGCCGATACTCGGCCTCTACGGGCGCATGGTTGCGGCGGGGGAATGGCGCGACTACGGCATCAGCCATCTGAGCGACGTCGCCGTTTTCTCCATCTTCAAGCGCACCGCCGAGAATCCGATTTATCGGATCGAGAAACGCCCAAAACTGCGCGACAAGCAGGGGCAATACGCGGTGATCGGCATGGACGGGCGCATTCTGAAGCGCGGCCATGACCTGAAAACCGTCCTCCGCGTCCTTGAACGCAAGATGATCCGGGTCGTCGACTAG
- a CDS encoding MarR family winged helix-turn-helix transcriptional regulator, producing MAERAAAMGRGDTLLFLTDEQLRRGIEAMFFAYRGFTADPDLILAERGYGRAHHRAVHFISRTPGTTVNNLLSILGVTKQSLNRVLRTLVEDGLVEARVGTRDKRERHLHLTHDGEVLERALSEAQRNRMRTAFRNAGPEAVSGFRAVLEEMMDPDMRRHYLEGVEREQ from the coding sequence ATGGCAGAACGCGCCGCAGCAATGGGCCGGGGGGATACGTTGCTTTTCCTGACGGATGAGCAATTGCGCCGCGGGATTGAGGCGATGTTTTTCGCCTACCGCGGCTTCACCGCTGACCCTGATTTGATCCTGGCGGAACGTGGCTATGGCCGGGCCCACCACCGCGCCGTGCACTTCATCAGCCGCACGCCGGGGACGACGGTCAACAACCTTCTGTCGATCCTTGGGGTGACGAAGCAATCGCTGAACCGCGTGCTGCGGACTTTGGTGGAGGACGGTCTTGTCGAAGCCCGTGTTGGCACCCGTGACAAGCGCGAGCGGCATCTGCACCTGACCCATGACGGCGAGGTGCTGGAGCGCGCCCTGAGTGAGGCACAGCGCAACCGTATGCGCACCGCGTTCCGTAACGCAGGCCCTGAGGCGGTGTCAGGTTTTCGCGCCGTGCTGGAAGAGATGATGGACCCGGATATGCGCCGTCACTACCTTGAAGGTGTGGAGCGCGAGCAATGA